The proteins below are encoded in one region of Brachyspira intermedia PWS/A:
- a CDS encoding restriction endonuclease: MERNYFLHRISHGYECSYPILEKGYLSTGYEMLFSEELYKIVENGDYYGEFKSYVENIWGECPKWIHHLWRFIHGFKKGDYIIVPQFGGLFSIYEIIGDNFIGKNDKELKSVLKPFINTEDYQKLDFFWKVKPVYTNIKRAEYANAELTRKMHYRGTNISCNDIAETINELLENINNNRPINLTYDILNTCSKNIFDLVRNRLNPDKFERLIGLYFKQCGADNIERPSKIDNPNGDCDIQASFDLIRTIIHVQAKFHTDYTDQWAIEQIKNFLEYKSSNEDGYSHIGWVISSCDDFSDEAKNLAIDNNILLINGKTFSEMLIKAGISSLEGNI, translated from the coding sequence ATGGAAAGAAATTATTTTTTACACAGAATATCACATGGTTATGAATGTTCATATCCTATATTGGAAAAAGGTTATCTTTCAACAGGATATGAAATGTTATTTAGTGAAGAATTATATAAAATAGTTGAAAATGGAGATTATTATGGCGAGTTTAAATCTTATGTAGAAAATATATGGGGTGAATGTCCAAAATGGATACATCATTTATGGAGATTTATACATGGTTTTAAAAAAGGTGATTATATTATAGTACCTCAATTTGGAGGTTTATTTTCTATATATGAAATAATAGGTGATAATTTTATTGGTAAAAATGATAAAGAATTAAAATCAGTACTTAAACCATTTATAAATACTGAAGATTATCAAAAATTGGATTTTTTTTGGAAAGTAAAACCTGTATATACAAATATAAAAAGAGCTGAATATGCAAATGCCGAACTTACAAGAAAAATGCATTATAGAGGTACTAATATTTCTTGTAATGATATTGCAGAAACTATAAATGAATTATTAGAAAATATAAATAATAATAGACCTATTAATTTAACTTATGACATTTTAAACACTTGTTCTAAAAATATTTTTGATTTAGTAAGGAATAGATTGAATCCAGATAAATTTGAAAGATTAATAGGTTTATATTTTAAACAATGTGGTGCTGATAATATAGAAAGACCTTCCAAAATAGATAATCCAAATGGAGATTGTGATATACAGGCATCTTTTGATTTAATAAGAACAATAATACATGTTCAAGCAAAATTTCATACAGATTATACAGATCAATGGGCTATAGAACAAATTAAAAATTTTTTAGAGTATAAATCATCAAATGAAGATGGATATTCACATATAGGTTGGGTAATATCCAGCTGTGATGATTTTTCAGATGAGGCTAAAAATTTAGCTATTGATAATAACATATTATTAATAAATGGTAAAACATT